A single window of Leptospiraceae bacterium DNA harbors:
- a CDS encoding 1-acyl-sn-glycerol-3-phosphate acyltransferase, producing MPRYIGDHLREFTMLETEGLEHVPKSGRVMIVPNHSGLLGWDATVLQNEILREKKRIPRTMAHAFWESSPFLKTFSRKMGLITTDFKLAVRTLKKNKLLVIFPEAEHGNFKPSHKMYQLADFNPGFVALSLMTQTPIVPVAILGAEENYINIGTIDWFEDQIGAKIPIPLNLLPLPSKWKIKFLKPISLNKYTRKDVKNEKFLVEVAQNVRFRIQAAIHKELVTRGIFKF from the coding sequence TTGCCTCGCTATATTGGTGACCATCTTAGAGAGTTTACTATGCTCGAAACAGAAGGCTTAGAGCATGTTCCTAAGTCTGGTCGTGTTATGATCGTTCCGAATCACAGTGGACTGCTTGGTTGGGACGCAACTGTTCTACAAAATGAAATTTTGCGTGAGAAAAAAAGAATCCCACGAACAATGGCACATGCATTTTGGGAGTCATCTCCGTTCCTAAAGACATTTAGCCGAAAGATGGGACTCATCACAACAGACTTTAAGTTAGCTGTTAGGACTCTCAAGAAGAACAAGCTACTCGTGATTTTCCCCGAAGCTGAACATGGAAATTTTAAACCGTCACATAAGATGTATCAACTCGCCGATTTTAATCCCGGCTTTGTTGCACTTTCCCTTATGACTCAGACACCTATCGTTCCAGTTGCAATTCTTGGTGCAGAAGAAAACTATATCAATATTGGAACGATTGATTGGTTCGAAGATCAAATAGGGGCTAAGATTCCTATACCGCTCAACTTACTTCCGCTTCCTTCCAAATGGAAGATTAAGTTTTTAAAACCAATCAGTCTGAATAAATACACTCGTAAAGATGTGAAGAATGAAAAGTTTTTAGTAGAAGTAGCACAAAACGTGCGTTTTAGAATCCAAGCCGCAATTCATAAAGAATTGGTCACTCGCGGTATATTCAAATTTTAA
- a CDS encoding CBS domain-containing protein codes for MVDIATLSRTELLKKLKVEDLMTREVLTIDYDDLIGKAARLMIENHVHSLLVLKYGKPTYMVSTYDLIRVSYEEAFNETNADMLRTPVETLVKGQNLVSVTTDTTLLDALSLYVQYSVHSLPVIDDGNVMGILTLMDLAKWYKKTHE; via the coding sequence ATGGTAGATATAGCAACTTTAAGTAGAACAGAATTATTAAAGAAATTAAAAGTAGAAGACTTGATGACTCGCGAAGTCTTGACTATTGATTACGATGATCTCATAGGAAAAGCGGCTAGACTCATGATTGAAAATCATGTTCATAGTCTACTCGTATTAAAATATGGTAAACCAACTTATATGGTTTCTACCTATGACTTAATCCGAGTTTCTTACGAAGAAGCATTCAATGAGACTAACGCCGATATGCTCCGCACTCCCGTCGAGACTCTCGTAAAAGGACAAAACCTTGTATCGGTTACTACGGATACTACGCTATTAGACGCTCTTTCTTTATATGTTCAATATTCCGTTCATTCTCTTCCCGTCATTGATGATGGAAATGTAATGGGAATCCTGACTCTTATGGACTTAGCTAAGT